A genomic stretch from Penicillium digitatum chromosome 4, complete sequence includes:
- a CDS encoding Transmembrane protein 69, with protein MQTTPHHSVTSFLDILICSLPESPRRRLCQLAVYLSTMYRNAAARSALRAFSSSNASVARSALGNQICKAQMTSSARNLLRPSVSPSFALAAHKPVTTALVRYSSSTAKHDEDDIDIMAGMKSEAKVIKETFSLAGVPKEALYLGMAGVVPYLATSLQTVFLSYEINRAAALGDGLIFSGQSAELMLHMIEPVQIGYGAVILSFLGAVHWGLEWAGYGGKFGYRRYAAGVIAPAVAWPTLLFPVEYALISQFLAFTFLYYNDARAAATGRAPHWYGMYRFVLTFVVGASIVATLIGRGQIQQTITSEHSIKDKINALIFLQKKEKEEADARRRSEIEESE; from the exons ATGCAGACCACACCTCATCACTCGGTCACTTCATTTCTGGATATTCTTATTTGTTCCCTCCCGGAAAGCCCACGCCGTCGACTTT GCCAATTGG CTGTATATCTCTCCACTATGTACCGTAACGCCGCCGCCCGCTCCGCTCTCCGCGCATTCTCGAGCTCCAATGCCTCCGTGGCTCGCTCTGCCCTGGGCAACCAGATCTGCAAGGCCCAGATGACCTCGTCTGCCCGCAATCTGCTCCGTCCCTCCGTCTCGCCGAGCTTCGCGCTTGCCGCCCACAAGCCTGTTACCACCGCTCTTGTGCGCTACTCGTCTTCTACGGCTAAG CACGATGAGGACGATATTGATATTATGGCAGGCATGAAGTCCGAGGCG AAAGTCATCAAGGAGACGTTCAGCCTGGCTGGAGTCCCCAAGGAGGCTCTCTACCTCGGCATGGCTGGTGTCGTCCCCTACCTGGCCACCTCTTTGCAGACCGTCTTCCTCTCCTACGAGATCAACCGCGCCGCTGCTCTTGGTGACGGTCTTATCTTCTCCGGCCAGAGTGCTGAGCTCATGCTGCACATGATCGAGCCCGTCCAGATCGGCTACGGTGCCGTT ATCCTTTCTTTCCTCGGTGCTGTCCACTGGGGTCTTGAGTGGGCTGGATACGGCGGTAAGTTCGGCTACCGCCGCTACGCCGCCGGTGTGATCGCCCCTGCTGTGGCCTGGCCTACTTTGCTGTTCCCCGTCGAGTACGCTCTGATCAGCCAGTTCCTCGCTTTCACTTTCCTGTACTACAACGATGCCCGTGCTGCGGCTACTGGCCGTGCCCCTCACTGGTACGGCATGTACCGTTTCGTGCTGACCTTCGTCGTTGGTGCCTCCATTGTGGCTACCCTGATCGGCCGTGGGCAGATCCAACAGACCATCACCTCCGAGCACAGCATCAAAGACAAGATCAACGCTCTGATCTTCCtgcagaagaaggagaaggaggaggctgACGCTCGCCGTCGCAGCGAGATCGAGGAGTCCGAGTAG
- a CDS encoding Mannose-1-phosphate guanyltransferase translates to MKALILVGGFGTRLRPLTLTLPKPLVEFGNRPMILHQVESLAAAGVTDIVLAVNYRPDVMVAALKKYEEQYGVNIEFSVESEPLGTAGPLKLAEEILGKDDSPFFVLNSDVICDYPFQQLADFHRSHGDEGTIVVTKVDEPSKYGVVVHKPNHASRIDRFVEKPVEFVGNRINAGIYILNPSVLKRIELRPTSIEQETFPAICKEGQLHSYDLEGFWMDVGQPKDFLTGTCLYLTSLAKRNPKMLAPHTESYVYGGNVMVDPTAKIGQNCRIGPNVVIGPNVVIGDGVRLQRCVVMENCKVKDHAWIKSTIVGWNSSVGRWARLENVTVLGDDVTIADEVYVNGGSILPHKSIKQNIDVPAIIM, encoded by the exons ATGAAGG CTCTCATTCTTGTTGGAGGTTTCGGAACCCGTCTGCGCCCTCTG ACCCTCACCCTTCCCAAGCCGTTGGTGGAGTTCGGAAACCGGCCCATGATCTTGCACCAGGTCGAGAGCTTAGCTGCTGCGGGTGTCACTGATATTGTTCTTGCCGTCAACTACCGCCCGGATGTAATGGTCGCGGCCCTCAAGAAGTATGAGGAGCAATACGGAGTTAACATTGAGTTCTCCGTCGAGTCCGAACCGCTGGGCACGGCTGGCCCGCTCAAGCTGGCGGAGGAGATCCTGGGCAAGGATGACTCGCCTTTCTTTGTCCTCAACTCGGATGTTATATGCGACTACCCCTTCCAACAGCTCGCCGACTTCCACAGAAGCCACGGCGATGAGGGTACTATCGTCGTTACCAAGGTGGATGAGCCCTCCAAGTACGGTGTCGTCGTCCACAAGCCCAACCATGCCTCCCGCATCGATCGCTTCGTCGAGAAACCCGTCGAATTCGTTGGCAACCGCATCAACGCTGGTATCTACATTCTGAACCCCAGTGTTCTAAAGCGTATTGAGCTCCGGCCCACCTCCATCGAGCAGGAGACCTTCCCCGCCATCTGTAAGGAGGGCCAGCTCCACTCCTACGATCTTGAGGGCTTCTGGATGGATGTCGGTCAGCCCAAGGATTTCCTCACCGGTACTTGCCTGTACCTCACTTCCCTGGCCAAGCGCAACCCCAAGATGCTTGCCCCCCACACAGAGTCCTACGTTTATGGCGGAAATGTCATGGTAGACCCCACCGCCAAGATCGGCCAGAACTGCCGTATTGGTCCCAATGTGGTTATTGGTCCTAACGTCGTCATTGGCGATGGGGTCCGTCTCCAGCGCTGCGTCGTGATGGAGAACTGCAAAGTCAAGGACCACGCTTGGATCAAGTCCACCATTGTTGGCTGGAACAGCTCTGTTGGCCGCTGGGCGCGTCTGGAGAACGTCACTGTTCTCGGGGACGATGTCACCATCGCCGACGAGGTGTATGTCAACGGTGGCTCAATTCTACCCCACAAGAGCATCAAGCAGAACATTGATG TTCCCGCGATCATCATGTGA
- a CDS encoding Nucleic acid-binding, OB-fold encodes MSQKSIFLVGAPLPSSLNWDTDELLNTPIPPFHENAKSPEQQLSLDQPTARWRVLRSSVDGLGDNCESFQRYEDPAFFISHQLAVATDVTDAPQGHSEDSILQFYDHSFAIHEISEVASSDVYIADTTQESSLGEGSGVACFTELDRADPSSPRILHIPGPLSNLQDLPTSRYIQSIAPQTMTVNIIVGVLAIHPPRRIVTRQWKTELDLVELVVGDETQAGFAVNFWLKPDKPTAAKNNEADRLGRSLASLRPRDVILLRTVGLSTFQDRVYGQSLRRGMTTVELLHRQRVDVTDAVGFYQGRIQEASSQDDQPIRKARRVRNWMLRFVTDSVGMSHPRGLPPDTQ; translated from the coding sequence ATGTCTCAAAaatcaatcttcttggtagGGGCTCCGTTGCCATCAAGTCTGAACTGGGATACAGACGAGCTTCTCAACACGCCCATACCTCCCTTCCACGAGAATGCGAAGAGCCCAGAACAGCAGCTATCCCTGGATCAACCAACTGCAAGATGGAGAGTGTTACGGTCATCAGTCGATGGGTTAGGTGATAATTGTGAATCTTTCCAACGCTATGAGGATCCAGCCTTTTTCATCTCACATCAACTGGCTGTTGCGACAGATGTGACAGATGCGCCACAAGGGCATTCAGAAGATTCGATTCTTCAATTCTACGACCATTCGTTTGCCATCCACGAAATCTCGGAGGTAGCTAGCTCAGATGTGTACATAGCAGATACCACACAGGAGAGCAGTTTGGGTGAGGGTAGCGGAGTGGCTTGCTTTACAGAGTTGGATAGAGCAGACCCGAGCTCACCTCGCATCCTTCATATTCCTGGACCCCTCAGCAATTTGCAAGATCTTCCCACATCCAGGTACATTCAGTCCATCGCACCGCAAACGATGACGGTGAATATAATTGTGGGGGTGTTGGCCATTCACCCCCCACGTCGGATCGTTACCCGACAATGGAAAACCGAATTGGACCTTGTCGAGCTTGTCGTTGGAGACGAAACCCAGGCTGGGTTTGCAGTTAATTTTTGGCTCAAGCCAGATAAGCCGACCGCTGCCAAGAACAATGAGGCGGATCGTCTGGGTCGATCGCTGGCGTCGCTTCGACCCCGCGACGTCATTTTGCTCCGAACCGTCGGACTCAGCACATTCCAAGATCGAGTGTACGGACAGAGTCTGCGCCGAGGGATGACTACGGTCGAGTTGTTGCATCGACAACGGGTGGATGTGACGGATGCGGTTGGATTTTACCAGGGCAGAATCCAAGAAGCTAGCTCCCAGGATGATCAACCGATTCGCAAGGCTCGCCGAGTACGAAATTGGATGCTCCGATTTGTGACGGATTCGGTTGGAATGTCACATCCACGTGGACTGCCTCCGGATACACAGTAG
- a CDS encoding Intermembrane space AAA protease IAP-1, whose product MAFQVPIPMPNVAVITSDLWPSMYNVLAAPWKQTGRTPSTKFSESLQRTTSRPGNETIAKRATLPEYLEAVSIEALRAEIVSRPSQQTLPSLLNRNNTLHAPSSFTPIRHAIPSARSYSTLTPFRLSSLRPAPNFNGLMKIQQQRFLYGGSWHHVLAQKEKIANKSPNNADAQNALYSALLRAKMPGIVIERHRSGHFASDLTTEALVQQAQSSIGGADAGAGAFAGSNHNLSPEQLQAVGQAVAARATGSQIGMGKQNGTGAKDAPLYVVVDESLGSTVFRWVKFLLIFGFFTYISLVTVTILVETTGVLKNVRGAQDKEAQPEQQTARFSDVHGCDEAKDELQELVEFLLNPDRFSSLGGKLPKGVLLVGPPGTGKTLLARAVAGEAGVPFFYMSGSEFDEVYVGVGAKRVRDLFAQARGKAPAIIFIDELDAIGGKRNERDAAYVKQTLNQLLTELDGFSQTSGVIIIAATNYPQLLDKALTRPGRFDRRVVVDLPDVRGRMDILRHHMKEIQFGPDVDVGVIARGTPGFSGADLENLVNQAAVHASRDRKAFVGSFDFDWAKDKIMMGAEARSRIIQDKDKLLTAYHEAGHALVAHFSPSSTPLYKITIVPRGMALGITHFLPEMDTVSRNYTEYLADIAVSMGGKAAEELVFGHDNVTSGISADIQSATETAFTLITRFGYSKKLGNVDLSTNYDSLSSETKQEIEGEVRRLVEEARDRATKILTEKRNELELLTKALIEYETLTKEEMEQVLKGEKINKLKSSPTAPLKLPDALQSASFNPSAAAGRAPTVNE is encoded by the exons ATGGCCTTCCAAGTCCCGATTCCCATGCCT AATGTCGCTGTCATAACATCGGATCTCTGGCCTTCAATGTACAACGTACTGGCCGCTCCATGGAAGCAGACAGGGCGAACTCCGTCGACCAAGTTCAGCGAGTCTCTCCAGCGCACTACCAGCCGACCAGGAAATGAGACA ATCGCTAAACGCGCGACTTTGCCTGAATACCTTGAAGCCGTTTCCATTGAAGCCTTACGAGCAGAGATCGTCAGCCGGCCTTCGCAACAAACACTACCGTCATTGCTGAACCGAA ACAACACACTTCATGCCCCCTCATCTTTTACGCCGATCCGCCATGCTATCCCCAGTGCTCGTTCATACTCGACTCTAACTCCATTCCGCCTTAGCTCCCTACGCCCGGCTCCGAACTTCAATGGTTTAATGAAGATTCAGCAGCAGCGGTTCTTATACGGAGGATCTTGGCATCATGTGCTAGCTCAGAAAGAGAAGATCGCCAACAAGAGCCCGAACAACGCAGATGCTCAAAATGCTCTCTATTCGGCTCTATTACGCGCCAAAATGCCAGGCATAGTTATCGAACGACACCGAAGCGGTCATTTTGCAAGTGATCTTACAACTGAAGCATTGGTCCAACAGGCCCAGTCAAGCATCGGTGGTGCCGAtgctggagctggagcttTCGCCGGGTCAAATCACAATCTGAGCCCTGAACAGCTCCAAGCAGTTGGTCAAGCGGTCGCTGCCCGGGCTACTGGTAGTCAAATCGGAATGGGAAAACAAAATGGTACTGGTGCTAAGGACGCTCCTCTTTACGTTGTGGTTGACGAGTCTCTCGGAAGCACGGTGTTCCGCTGGGTCAAATTCTTGCTCATTTTCGGCTTTTTCACTTACATCTCTCTGGTCACGGTCACGATTTTGGTTGAAACTACTGGCGTGCTAAAGAACGTCCGAGGTGCGCAGGACAAAGAAGCTCAGCCCGAACAGCAAACTGCTCGCTTCAGTGATGTGCATGGCTGTGACGAGGCCAAGGACGAACTTCAGGAACTGGTGGAATTCCTTCTCAACCCAGATCGTTTCTCTTCCCTAGGCGGTAAGCTGCCTAAGGGCGTTCTCTTGGTCGGTCCTCCCGGTACTGGTAAGACTTTGCTTGCGCGTGCTGTTGCTGGCGAAGCTGGTGTTCCATTCTTCTACATGTCTGGATCGGAATTCGATGAGGTATACGTCGGTGTTGGTGCCAAGCGTGTTCGTGATTTGTTCGCTCAGGCCCGTGGCAAGGCTCCAGCTATCATTTTCATCGATGAACTGGATGCGATAGGTGGAAAGCGAAACGAGCGCGATGCTGCTTATGTTAAGCAGACGCTCAACCAGTTGCTTACGGAACTTGACGGATTTTCCCAGACCAGTGGTGTCATCATCATTGCTGCCACCAACTACCCTCAACTGCTCGACAAGGCACTCACTCGACCTGGTCGATTCGATCGCAGAGTCGTTGTAGACCTGCCTGATGTTCGTGGCCGAATGGACATCTTGAGACATCACATGAAGGAAATCCAGTTCGGCCCTGATGTTGACGTCGGCGTCATTGCACGAGGCACTCCCGGCTTCTCCGGTGCTGATCTGGAGAACTTGGTCAACCAAGCTGCAGTCCATGCCAGCCGTGACCGGAAGGCTTTTGTTGGCTCGTTCGACTTCGATTGGGCCAAGGATAAGATTATGATGGGCGCCGAGGCTCGCAGTCGCATCATTCAGGACAAGGACAAGCTCCTGACTGCGTACCACGAGGCTGGCCATGCACTTGTTGCACACTTCTCTCCTTCCTCCACTCCGCTGTACAAGATCACCATTGTGCCCCGTGGCATGGCCCTTGGCATCACTCACTTCCTGCCGGAGATGGATACTGTTTCCCGGAACTACACCGAATACTTGGCGGACATCGCCGTCTCCATGGGGGGCAAGGCTGCTGAAGAGCTGGTTTTTGGCCACGACAATGTCACTAGTGGTATCTCAGCT GATATTCAAAGTGCCACCGAGACGGCCTTCACGCTTATCACCAGGTTCGGATATTCCAAGAAACTCGGCAATGTCGACCTGTCTACAAACTACGACAGTCTATCATCGGAAACCAAACAAGAGATCGAGGGTGAAGTGCGCCGGCTTGTGGAAGAAGCCCGTGACCGAGCAACCAAAATTCTGACCGAAAAGCGCAACGAACTTGAGCTTTTGACAAAGGCGCTCATCGAATACGAGACGCTCACAAAGGAGGAGATGGAGCAGGTGCTGAAGGGCGAGAAGATCAACAAACTGAAGTCCTCCCCTACTGCGCCTCTGAAGCTACCCGATGCTTTACAGTCGGCCAGTTTCAACCCCTCTGCAGCGGCGGGAAGAGCACCCACGGTGAATGAATAA
- a CDS encoding 3-ketosteroid reductase: MDQAKSATEQTMLYILVTGANSGLGFSICCRLADEFLSSHPESESLTIIFTTRSARKAQDTIRRLEAHLRSTSSASDAARIHFVSESVDLGDLRSVRELSRKLVHTLPRLDSMVLNAGLGGWSGINWPRAIWDVCTDLLHSVTWPSYKLAPTGVLTAKQTKTEEEPALGAVFCANVFGHYMLAHNVAPLLKRARTNGPGRVVWVSSLEATWNFFKVDDIQGLRTDAPYESSKALTDILALTSNLPSTAPWAVDSFLQSETELETHAIHTDSPDATPRMYLSHPGICATSIIPLILPLAWAMIAAFWAARMLGSPWHPLSTYLGACAPVFLALASQADMEAAEEPYHQAGGGRVKWGSSCGRRGIESAVSTEVDGWGHGGVIGTPVVEADRLRRRKRGAEDLTKDKREEFEELGRQCWKQMEELRIQWDEILDQAEARS, translated from the exons ATGGATCAGGCCAAGTCTGCTACTGAGCAAACAATGTTGTACATACTTGTGACAGGAGCCAACAG CGGTCTCGGATTTTCGATCTGCTGCCGTCTTGCCGATGAGTTCCTCTCCTCCCACCCAGAGTCCGAGTCGCTCACCATAATATTTACAACTCGAAGCGCGCGCAAAGCCCAAGACACAATCCGCAGACTAGAAGCACACCTCCGATCAACCTCCTCTGCATCTGACGCGGCGCGTATCCACTTCGTCTCCGAGAGCGTCGACCTCGGCGATCTCCGCTCAGTGCGCGAACTGTCCCGCAAATTAGTTCACACCCTTCCCCGACTCGACTCGATGGTCCTCAATGCCGGGCTAGGCGGCTGGTCCGGTATCAACTGGCCCAGGGCCATTTGGGACGTCTGCACAGATCTCCTTCACTCGGTAACCTGGCCGTCCTACAAGCTCGCACCGACGGGTGTGTTAACAGCAAAGCAAACAAAGACGGAAGAGGAGCCCGCACTTGGGGCAGTCTTTTGTGCAAATGTCTTCGGGCACTATATGTTGGCCCATAACGTGGCTCCACTGCTCAAGCGGGCGCGCACCAACGGGCCTGGCCGTGTTGTCTGGGTTTCCAGTCTAGAGGCGACTTGGAACTTTTTCAAAGTTGATGATATCCAGGGTTTACGCACTGATGCGCCGTATGAGTCTTCTAAGGCTCTCACAGATATCCTAGCTCTGACTTCCAATTTGCCGAGCACGGCCCCCTGGGCGGTCGATAGCTTCTTGCAGTCCGAGACGGAGCTTGAGACCCATGCCATTCACACAGATTCCCCGGACGCGACCCCGCGCATGTATCTCTCTCACCCTGGCATCTGCGCCACATCGATCATCCCGCTTATTCTTCCCCTTGCGTGGGCGATGATTGCAGCTTTCTGGGCTGCGAGAATGCTGGGTTCGCCTTGGCATCCATTATCTACATACCTTGGAGCTTGCGCGCCAGTGTTTCTCGCGCTGGCATCGCAGGCTGATATGGAAGCTGCTGAAGAACCTTACCACCAGGCTGGTGGTGGTAGAGTAAAATGGGGTTCATCTTGCGGGCGTCGTGGAATTGAAAGTGCCGTTTCTACTGAGGTCGACGGCTGGGGACATGGCGGTGTTATCGGCACGCCTGTTGTTGAGGCAGATCGGCTACGACGTCGTAAGCGTGGCGCAGAAGATCTTACCAAAGACAAGAGGGAAGAGtttgaagaacttggacGCCAGTGCTGGAAGCAAATGGAAGAATTGAGAATTCAGTGGGATGAGATCCTGGATCAAGCTGAGGCACGTTCCTAG
- a CDS encoding Glycerol kinase, translating into MRNPFDLDFDSLDGDSEPAQDFELPEHRVHQHLEDRQREHLNLNYRPRQRDDGDRSLLQDEDEDAMKRRFIGTIDQGTTSTRFIIFDCTGVPVAKYQTEFHQIHEHPGWHEQDPYELVESVYICIEEAMKSFLALGYSTSDIEAIGITSQRETALVWDWETGEPLHNAITWTDTRTVNLVRELKEKPGADELRNICGLPLSTYPSSVTLRWMLDHLPDVRSAYDDGRAAFGTVDSWLIYNLNGGPQNKLLVTDVTNASRTMFMNLETLQYDDRLLKFFDIDPTKIRLPEILPSADPEGFGKVAEGPLEGVPITSCLGDQASALVGHCAFSPGMAKNTYGTGCFLLYNVGEKPVISKHGLLGTVGFQLGRDRKAVYALEGSVAVAGSGVSFLMNNLGFFRDSRKVSDLAASVPDSGGCVFVTAFSGLFAPYWIDDAQGTIWGITAHTQKGHIARATMEAACFQTKAILDAMAMDSGKGLTELAVDGGMSNSDICMQTQADIIQIPVERPSMHETTALGAAIAAGFAINIWKDFSELKHMNRANRASFTPNMSIKASGRMYKKWSKAVEMSRGWMADEDREEYNNDE; encoded by the exons ATGCGCAACCCATTCGATTTGGACTTTGACAGCCTTGATGGAGACTCCGAACCCGCCCAGGATTTCGAACTCCCCGAACACCGTGTGCACCAGCATTTGGAGGACAGACAACGGGAACACCTGAACCTCAACTATCGTCCCAGACAGAGAGACGATGGGGATCGTTCTTTACTGCaggatgaggacgaggatgCAATGAAGCGTCGATTCATTGGTACTATTGACCAGGGTACAACGAGTACACGATTCATCATTTTCGACTGCACAGGCGTCCCTGTCGCCAAATACCAAACCGAATTCCATCAGATTCATGAACATCCAGG ATGGCATGAACAAGACCCTTACGAATTGGTTGAGTCAGTCTATATCTGTATCGAAGAGGCCATGAAATCCTTCCTTGCCCTCGGCTACTCCACATCCGATATCGAAGCCATTGGAATCACCAGTCAAAGAGAAACCGCCTTGGTCTGGGACTGGGAAACCGGCGAGCCCCTTCATAACGCAATCACGTGGACCGATACTCGTACCGTCAACCTAGTACGAGAATTGAAGGAAAAGCCTGGCGCCGATGAACTCCGTAATATTTGCGGCCTCCCCCTCTCTACATACCCCTCATCTGTCACGCTACGATGGATGCTTGACCACCTCCCCGACGTCAGGTCGGCCTATGATGACGGCCGGGCTGCATTCGGAACCGTCGATAGCTGGCTCATCTACAACCTCAACGGTGGTCCTCAGAACAAGCTTCTGGTTACAGATGTGACCAATGCCTCACGAACTATGTTCATGAACCTCGAAACCCTCCAATACGACGATCGTCTCTTAAAGTTCTTCGACATCGACCCAACCAAGATCCGTCTGCCCGAGATTCTTCCCTCGGCCGATCCCGAGGGTTTTGGTAAAGTGGCCGAAGGGCCGCTGGAGGGTGTTCCCATCACCAGCTGTCTGGGTGACCAGGCTTCAGCCTTGGTCGGCCACTGTGCCTTTTCTCCGGGAATGGCTAAGAACACTTATGGTACCGGATGCTTCCTTCTCTACAATGTGGGCGAGAAGCCGGTTATCTCAAAACACGGTCTCTTGGGCACGGTTGGGTTTCAATTAGGGCGAGACCGCAAGGCCGTTTACGCACTGGAAGGCAGTGTGGCCGTGGCGGGCAGTGGTGTCTCTTTTCTAATGAATAACCTTGGCTTTTTCCGCGACTCACGCAAAGTCAGCGATTTGGCGGCCAGTGTGCCGGATAGTGGAGGCTGCGTTTTCGTCACTGCGTTCAGTGGTCTCTTCGCACCTTACTGGATTGATGATGCCCAGGGAACTATCT GGGGGATCACCGCCCATACACAAAAAGGACACATAGCGCGTGCAACCATGGAAGCGGCCTGCTTCCAAACGAAGGCTATCCTCGACGCGATGGCTATGGATAGTGGCAAGGGCCTGACAGAACTGGCTGTTGACGGCGGCATGAGTAACTCCGACATTTGCATGCAG ACCCAAGCCGATATTATTCAAATCCCCGTTGAACGTCCCTCAATGCACGAAACCACCGCCCTCGGCGCAGCCATCGCCGCCGGCTTCGCCATCAACATCTGGAAGGATTTTTCCGAACTCAAGCACATGAACCGCGCCAACCGAGCCTCGTTCACCCCAAATATGTCCATCAAAGCCAGCGGCCGCATGTATAAGAAGTGGTCCAAGGCCGTGGAGATGTCGCGCGGCTGGATGGCTGACGAGGACAGAGAGGAATACAACAACGACGAATAA